In Edaphobacter aggregans, the sequence CTGACCGGCCGGATGCTTTCAGCCCAGGCATTGTGGCGGAGGCTCACCGCCTGATGACCGATTTGCATCACGAACTGGCCGACGAGCCCGTCTCCTATGCGGCGCTGTCGCTGGAGTCGGTCTACGGTCGCTTCGGAACGATCGCAGGGCCAGCACTGGCCGACAGCTATCACTTCGGCCAGACATGGTGGAACGACTTCGGCCGCCCCCTTGGCCGTGGCAGCAGCTTTATCGGCGGGGTCTCCTACCGCGCTCATTACGGCCGCCTCTTTTTCTACGACCGCCAGGAGCTGCAACACAGCCCTGGAAACCCTGCAGAATCGCCCGAAATCAATGCCCTCATCAATACGGTCGATCGGGTATCCGCGGACGACCCACAAATTCAGCCAATTCCCGCTCGCGCCGCATACGATCGTCAGCGCCCAATCGAACTATATGGAGGCGTCGCCTTCGCAGGCAATGCGCTCTCTCTCGGCAAGCAAGAGCTCTATTGGGGACCTACCACGATGGGTCCACTTGCCCTCTCCAGCAATGCAGAGCCTAACTACAACCTGCGCTTTGTGTCCACGCGTCCTCACCCGCTGCCTTTCATCCCATCGATTGGGACTTATCGGTTCGACATAGTGCTGGGCAAGCTATCAGGGCATTCGTATCCAGCGCGCCCTTGGTACAACGGACAAAAAGCAAGCTTCAACTTTGGCGACTACCTGGAGATTGGCTTCACGCGTTGGTCCGTCTTCTGGGGCCAGGGACATCCCATTACGCTTCATAGCTTCAAGCAAAATGTCTTCAGCTTCAACTCAACCGGCTCGTTCACGGGTGATACCGGATCAGCGTATGGGGACCGCCTCGACCCTGGTGATCGCAAGAGTAATTTCGACTTTCGGTATCACCTTCCAGGCCTGCGTAAACTCGTTACCCTCTACGCGGACGCCTACTCAGATGACGATCCCAATCCGATCGCTGCTCCGCGCCGAGCCGTTTGGAATCCCGGAATTTACTTCGCCCGTTTGCCTTTCCTTCCTCACATGGATCTTCGCGTCGAAGCAGTCAGTTCCACGGGCCTGGCAACCGATTTCGGCGGTGCGCATTTCTTTATCAACGGAGTTTATCTGGATTCCAACACCAACAAGGGATTTCTTCTCGGCAACGCGATCGGCAGGGATGCTCGAGCAATTGAAGGACGCACCAGTTATTGGTTTTCTTCACGCAGCCGCCTGGAGTTTGGCTATCGCCAGAACAAGGGTGGCACCAATTTCCTGCCAGGTGGGGCAACCATCACTGATGGCTTTGTCAACAATTCTTTCGCTATCAATAAGGACCTAACCGCTGAAACCTTCTTTCAATATGAACGCTTCTTGATCCCTTCCTATATGTCCGGTTCACAACACAATGTCAGCGCCAGATTCCAGCTTACATGGAACCCAAAGATTGGGATTCGGCGCTAATCCCGTCGGCTATAAACCCCAGCGATCTACCTTGAATTTGGCTTCTAAGCCAACCTTGCTCATACCTTAAGACGACTTATATAGGGTATTGAGAACCTCCGCAGTCTGTGCGGCACAGTCTTGATAACTAAATGCCTTCAACCGGAGGAACCCCCTCTCAACTAGACCGGCGCGTAATGCAGGATCCGATGCAATTTGCAAGAGCTTCTCCGCAAGGTCGCCCGAATCTTGGGAGTTGAAATATAGCGCGGCATCCCCTGCAACCTCTGGCAAGGCGCTCGCATTTGACGAGAGAATTGGGCATCCCATGGCCATAGCTTCCAGTAATGGAAGACCAAATCCTTCATACAGTGACGGAAAGACAAAGAAGTCCGCACCTCGATAATACTGACGTAGCAGCTCATCACTCACCTCACCAGTCAAATGCACTCGGCTTAAAAGACTCTCTGCCTCACGAACCACCACATCATCTACGGTGTTCATGTTATTCATCTTGCCGACAATTACTAGTCGATGTGGTATTTGATCCATGACCTGCCGAAAAGCTCTCAGCAGTGTCCTCAGATTCTTATTCGGTTTTATATTACCAACGTATAGAAAATACGGAATTTCATCAGGTTGTTTGTATAGAGTCGGATCTGAATTCCACTTAGCATCTAAACCAGGACGAGTCACATGAATCTTGGATCGAGGTATGTGCAAGTACTTTTGCACTTCGCTTGCAGTGAAATCTGAGACACAAAAAACTGCGGAGGCTCTTCGTCCAACACTCCCAAAGAGCAACCTCGCGTAGCCACGTTTGATTGGCCCACTCAAAGACTCTCGCAAGACGAGATGACACACATCATGAATCGTGACGGCCAATTGCCCCCTGTACAGTAAAGGAACACTGTAATGAGGCACCCAGAGCAAGGTTGTGTTCCGAAATGCTCCCACCAGCGAGAGTGCCTGTTCCTCAATGCTATAAATGCCTGCTTTGCTATCGAAGACTTCGACTCGCGGATCCTCGCTCCACTCATCTCCGCGTAAGTCAGTTCGGTCACCTATAACACGAATACGGTCCACATCGAGCAAAGGTAATACTCGCGGAACAACATTCCGCAAGTAACGTCCGATTCCTGACATTCGATACATTCGAAGATCGATCGTTAGCATCAATTCCACTGTCGACCGTCCCCACGTTTCTGTCAAATGTTGAACTAGACTTAAGTGTAGTGTCGTTTCAATACGCAGTTGAACTGTTGAACTCTCTCCTATGAGAGTTCCCATCTTTATGTCGGCCAACAAAGCCCCACGGAAGGCGAAGGGCTGCGCGACTTCGGGAGGACGACTTCATGGCTAAATCTTGAGAAGCGATTTCGTGGAAGATCAACTGCAGAATGGTACTCGATTCCGCTTGTTGACTATTGGTCGATCTCTCCAAGAATAGAAATGGCGATCGGAGCGGGACAGAGCTTGATGGGAGAGGATGTCGTTCAGACGGTGAACCATCTAAATTAGGAACGCGGTGTGCCGAAGCTGCTGTTTTGTTACAACAGACGCGTGTTAATCAGTCAGGCGGTGGATCCATGGGTTTACCGAAATAGTGTAAAAACCGACTTTCTCACGACCGGGCAAACCAACGAAAAACGTGTTTGTAGAGAGTTTCATTGACACCTTCCGCTTCGAGTGACTGAACATCTCCTACCTCGCTATGTAGTTGGAAACAGGTTATCGCTCTGTTAGGAAGTCCCGCCCATCAATCCAGCGCTGGAATCACGACGCGCGATCCGGCATCTGCACCTGCGGCTGGAACCTATTGCGGTTTGATTAACCACAAGCTATTCTGCGAATTAAGCCCGTAAATGCGTCAATCGCCACAGCCCCAGTTTGAGCAACATTATGCAAAAACAAACAAATCATAACGAGAGATCAGAATTCAGAAGTATGATTGATAGACGCAGCTTCATTCACAAGGCGGTATTGATTGCGGCTGGATCGGCTTCTGGCTTCCCCCTGACAGCCTGCGGAGATTCTGAATTGGTTATACCTTGCCTGGGCCCAGCTCCGGCGCCGGTGCCTGTCCCAGGAATGACTTACATCCGGGCATCGGAGATCGGCTGCGCGCTCGATTGCAAGCTGGAAACCGGGCGCAACAAGTACACAGGTGGGGATGCCACTGACGATGGTCCGCGTATAAATGCTGCCATGGCCGGCGCGACGGCGGACAATCCGATCACCCTGATCATCGACGGAAGCGCGCTTATATCAGGCCTGTTCCTTCCTGCCGGTGGGTATTGGAACATCGTGGGACTCGGCTGCGGCACGGGATTCTTTGTAAAGACAGGCACCAACAACGACGGCATCCATAATGGACCTCCCAATGCGAACGTGCCGTCTGATCCGGGACCGCCAGCCCCTCCGCGAGGATTGAACGTCTCGCTCAGCAACTTCACGCTGAATGGCAATCAGGGAAACGGTCATAACGGAAATTCGACGAGCGGAACGCAGCAGGGTAGTCAGGGTAGTAAAACTACTTGGTATTTCGGCATCAACCTGATGAACTTAAACAACATTACTCTTGAAAACGTGGTTGTAGTGAATACCCCCGCATACCACATACGACTTTCGAACGTCGGCAATGTCGTGGCATCTGGATGCGTAATGCAGAGCCATGGCCCGAGCACGGACGGACTGCATGTCGACGGACCGGCCAACGACATCACTATTTCAAACTGCGATTTCACGACTGGCGACGACTCGATCGCGCTTAACTGCCCGGAGGGCTACTCTGGCAACATCTCGCGTGTCACTGTGTCCAACTGCACGTTTAATAGCTATTCCCTGATGCGGCTCTATACGTCGAACGGGGGCACTCGATTCAGCGTCGACGCGGTGAGCGTGAGCAATTGCAGCGGCACGCTTGCGGAGGCCGCTTTCTTGGTCGGCTTCGGCCGAGGGAGCGGTCCAAACTCCGTTGCCTCTTTAACCATCTCCGATTGCAGCCTGACGGCCCCAGATGTACTCGGAATCGCGGAGAACTTCGGTACCATCGCGCTCAGCAACGTTACTTTTGTCCCGTCCCAGGCGCACGTTAGCTGGGTCAAGTCCGAATCAAACCGCGTCTGCGGCTTTTTGCGACCGTCCCCACTCTATGACGGTATAATTTGCACGGGATCGGGTCTATCGTTTGAGAATTGTGTCATCTACCGGAGTTCGGGGATCAATGTCATCCCCGTGATCCTCGAAAACAACTCGACGATCGACAACGTGTCGTTCAACGGGTTTAGTGTGCAAGACGCCGGATCATACTTCCCGGTTCCAGAGCTGGTTTACTTCGGGTCGGGATCAATTGCGCAATTGGTCCTCGGCTCCGTGACCAGCAACAACATCAAGGTTCCCGTATCACCCGGTGGATTCTCGAATATCAGATCGGTTTCCGGAGCAGGCGTGCTGGCGACGGGCTGGAAGTTTCCCGACAATGTGATGGCGAACGGGGTACCGTACATCTCGGCGAGCTCGGGTCTGCCTTCGGTAAAGATCGGAGGGGTGGTCAAGCCTTACCCGCAACTCTGATTTGCCGTTAAAACTGTGAGCTAGTGGCGGCAGCCAGCATGGAGATATTGGAAGGCCCTATGAGTCTGTCAACCGGTATCCTAATCTGCATTCCAAAAACACTTCTGGTTACTCGTTACTCCAAACCGTGGGCTGCGACCAAGATAGCCACGAACCAGTTTCGTCACCGAGTCAAACGTCGTTTCTCCTAGAATATATCCCGCTACACAATATAGGTAAAACATAGGATATTTGTAAAATCCAAGCTGCCCGTAGCTGCGACAGAGCTTGAGGTATTCACCAAGCGGCAATGTCAATTGGTCTTTAATATAAGGGTAAAAATAGTTAGCATAGTCGCGCATTACGTCGGCCGCAACATCGATACCAATCCTTCGTTTTAGGTCCCTGATAATGGACAATGCCCCGCCAACCATATTGAGGCGCGCTTGCGGAGTATATCTACCCGGAATATATTTACCTTTTTCATTGTCGCTGTTTCCAAATTCAGGAGCTTCGGTACTCCGGCAAAGTACAAGCACCTTCGGGGTTACAACCGCGTTCTTCTCGGAAAGAACAGAAGCAGTCAGGTGCATCTGGTAGTAGAGCGTCCCATCAAATTCACTCGTGGCAGACAAATAAGCAGCATCGCGATGCACGATATAGCCCGAAATAACTCCTGAACGTCGAAAACAAATAGTAATGGCTTCTTTGCCAGCTCTGAATACTTGCTCTTCGTTAAAATAACGGACTTCTTGGTTGATTATTTCCGGCACATCGTTAAACCACGCATAGCTTTTCAATACGAGTCCAACATCTTTGTGTCTACCTAGAATATTTGCGACGTGGGCAAGCACGCCGGAACACATCAAATCGTCATTGCCCATGAAAAAACAATATTCGCCAGTCGATCTTTCAACTAGGTTCCGAATATTGGCATCGTAGCCCAGGTTGGTCTTGTTTTCATAGTAGTGCAATACACCCGGAAAATGATCGGCATAGCTTTTTACGATAGATGCAATCTTCGCACGCTCGCGTGACTGATCTTCACAAATGACAATATCGAAGTCACTGAAGTCTTGTGCAAAAATTGAGTCTAAGAGAGGCCCCAGATATTTTGCCCTGTTATAGGCGGGGATACATATAGAAAATTTGCGGCGGCTGTTGCTCATATTCTTTCCCAGCAATTTGACGTATGGTTGTACTGCTTAAGGGGCACGGCTGGAATGCCGGCAACAATAGCCTCTGCCGGTACATTCTCCTTGACCACTGAATTGGCTCCAATCACTGCGCCATCGCCAATCGTAAGCGGCCCAACAATCACAACATTGTCACCGATCCAAACACTTTCTCCAATGAAAACTGGCCCTCCCTTCAACTGGCGGCGGCTAGGCGGCTCGCTTGGCAAACTCTGATTCACTCCTTTGTAAACTCCGTGGTTATGGTCAGAAATATATACGCCGCTCCCTATTAATGAGTTCTTTTTGATAACCACGTGTTCAATACACGAGATGTGAACACCATCCGAAAGAGAAACAAAGTCGCCGATCTCAATCTTCGGGGTAAAGCGTTGTTCCCCATAACAAGACACAGCTTCTAACCAGAGATTACTGGTTACGTAAACCCCACATCCGAATGAAATACACTTCGATCCTCGAATTGTACTGCCTGAGCCAAGATGTAGCTGTGGAGCATGAAAGATTTGACTCAGGACACTGTCTTTCAATTTGGATATAATTTGGCCTACTAGGAGCCGCGTAGCCCAGAGCTTATGATCCGAGGCGTACGCCTTTTCAACTATGCCCGTGATTCGTCTCATTGTCTCATCTGCTCGTCTAGTCCAGCGAATACCGAGGACGGTGGATTACCTTGGGCGCTATTTTAGCGCATAAGCATAGATCCCAATGTTTTATCAAGCTTATTAAAGACACGTATCAGAATGAGCCAACCGCTGGCAAGAACATATGGCATTTTCAGAATGGGAAAAACAAAAAGCCAGTAACGGAAGTTGCTGCCAAATATAGGCGTCAAAATTGTGTCTGATGCTTGTTCTTTTTCAAAGCGAACGGGTGATCTTCGTAATTTTAGAAGCGCCGCGGGCAAGAAACGCATCAGCGTTCCGTTGATAACACTTCGAGCCATTGTGGGATCCTGCAAGCGATCCTCGGTTATATTATTGAGATTTTCCCCAAAGACCTGAGACAACATATAACCACCAGTATTATTCGTTCGCATCCCAACTAGCTCTTCATAAATATACAGTCCACGCACATATCCATTCAGAGCCGCATAGGTCCAACCCAAGTGAACCAAATTTGTACCGACTAAACTTGAGAGATCTTTCTGATTAGATGACATCACATAATCTTTGTTAGTTATGATGCCGCTAATGAAGGTTAAATTTACATGGATTGCTCGTACGAACACCTTTGCATCTTTGATCACTTTAGGCGCTCGATAGGACTTGATCCGCTTGGAACTCATTGAGTCATCGAAAATATACGAGTTCAAATAGATCAGGTTGTATTCGCTAGCCTCTAGATACGCGATGATTTTTTTGATAGCACCTGGTGTGACGACATCGTCGTCACCAATAATCCAAACATACTTGCCCCGTGCTCTTTCGAAGCATTGCAGGAAATTCCTATCTGCTCCGATATTGGACGCATTGCGCAAATAGCAAATTTCCAAACCACGATCTATATATGCTTTGACAATGTTCGGTGTCTCGTCAGACGAGTCATTGTCAGATATGAGCAACTCTATTTTGGGGTTAGAGACACATTGATCAAGAAGACACGATAATAGCTCGTCTAGAAAAACGGACCTATTGTAGGTGGGAATTGAGATCGAGAGAAGAGGCCGGCTACTCTGCATGCCAAATTCTCCGATACCTAAGAAAAGTAAAAGTTCCAAGTCCCAGGCCAACAAAAGTAGTGACACCCAAATACCCGGTGAT encodes:
- a CDS encoding glycosyl hydrolase family 28 protein; the encoded protein is MIDRRSFIHKAVLIAAGSASGFPLTACGDSELVIPCLGPAPAPVPVPGMTYIRASEIGCALDCKLETGRNKYTGGDATDDGPRINAAMAGATADNPITLIIDGSALISGLFLPAGGYWNIVGLGCGTGFFVKTGTNNDGIHNGPPNANVPSDPGPPAPPRGLNVSLSNFTLNGNQGNGHNGNSTSGTQQGSQGSKTTWYFGINLMNLNNITLENVVVVNTPAYHIRLSNVGNVVASGCVMQSHGPSTDGLHVDGPANDITISNCDFTTGDDSIALNCPEGYSGNISRVTVSNCTFNSYSLMRLYTSNGGTRFSVDAVSVSNCSGTLAEAAFLVGFGRGSGPNSVASLTISDCSLTAPDVLGIAENFGTIALSNVTFVPSQAHVSWVKSESNRVCGFLRPSPLYDGIICTGSGLSFENCVIYRSSGINVIPVILENNSTIDNVSFNGFSVQDAGSYFPVPELVYFGSGSIAQLVLGSVTSNNIKVPVSPGGFSNIRSVSGAGVLATGWKFPDNVMANGVPYISASSGLPSVKIGGVVKPYPQL
- a CDS encoding glycosyltransferase family 1 protein; translated protein: MRNVVPRVLPLLDVDRIRVIGDRTDLRGDEWSEDPRVEVFDSKAGIYSIEEQALSLVGAFRNTTLLWVPHYSVPLLYRGQLAVTIHDVCHLVLRESLSGPIKRGYARLLFGSVGRRASAVFCVSDFTASEVQKYLHIPRSKIHVTRPGLDAKWNSDPTLYKQPDEIPYFLYVGNIKPNKNLRTLLRAFRQVMDQIPHRLVIVGKMNNMNTVDDVVVREAESLLSRVHLTGEVSDELLRQYYRGADFFVFPSLYEGFGLPLLEAMAMGCPILSSNASALPEVAGDAALYFNSQDSGDLAEKLLQIASDPALRAGLVERGFLRLKAFSYQDCAAQTAEVLNTLYKSS
- a CDS encoding glycosyltransferase family 2 protein: MSNSRRKFSICIPAYNRAKYLGPLLDSIFAQDFSDFDIVICEDQSRERAKIASIVKSYADHFPGVLHYYENKTNLGYDANIRNLVERSTGEYCFFMGNDDLMCSGVLAHVANILGRHKDVGLVLKSYAWFNDVPEIINQEVRYFNEEQVFRAGKEAITICFRRSGVISGYIVHRDAAYLSATSEFDGTLYYQMHLTASVLSEKNAVVTPKVLVLCRSTEAPEFGNSDNEKGKYIPGRYTPQARLNMVGGALSIIRDLKRRIGIDVAADVMRDYANYFYPYIKDQLTLPLGEYLKLCRSYGQLGFYKYPMFYLYCVAGYILGETTFDSVTKLVRGYLGRSPRFGVTSNQKCFWNAD
- a CDS encoding glycosyltransferase family 2 protein, whose translation is MQSSRPLLSISIPTYNRSVFLDELLSCLLDQCVSNPKIELLISDNDSSDETPNIVKAYIDRGLEICYLRNASNIGADRNFLQCFERARGKYVWIIGDDDVVTPGAIKKIIAYLEASEYNLIYLNSYIFDDSMSSKRIKSYRAPKVIKDAKVFVRAIHVNLTFISGIITNKDYVMSSNQKDLSSLVGTNLVHLGWTYAALNGYVRGLYIYEELVGMRTNNTGGYMLSQVFGENLNNITEDRLQDPTMARSVINGTLMRFLPAALLKLRRSPVRFEKEQASDTILTPIFGSNFRYWLFVFPILKMPYVLASGWLILIRVFNKLDKTLGSMLMR
- a CDS encoding capsule assembly Wzi family protein, which translates into the protein MSSSLPDAPQPQTPTTPTNSSAPAPSNAPEDITLSGTPKRFLRDQKAIWTSPVRVQPLDAIWLVPFAVSTGVLINSDQHTMTQSLHISPSDQKTANTLSNAGIVALGAIPAGAYTWSLFNHTPQARETGLLAGEAVANGLVVNQAFKFVFRRDRPLVNNSQGKFFNSGITDSSFPSNHATAAWAIAAVVGEEYPGWLPRLTLYGLATTVSVSRVIAYQHFPSDVLVGSATGWLIGHYVYRTHHNYSLTPFSSRPTFEDYGAHRASKTTPTNASSSAAPVLQGSIADLPPDPIPDRKPLPFDPDPDTIGSTNVPMDSWIYPALERLSSMGLIPTQNVGIRPWTRQECLRQLQQAEELADRPDAFSPGIVAEAHRLMTDLHHELADEPVSYAALSLESVYGRFGTIAGPALADSYHFGQTWWNDFGRPLGRGSSFIGGVSYRAHYGRLFFYDRQELQHSPGNPAESPEINALINTVDRVSADDPQIQPIPARAAYDRQRPIELYGGVAFAGNALSLGKQELYWGPTTMGPLALSSNAEPNYNLRFVSTRPHPLPFIPSIGTYRFDIVLGKLSGHSYPARPWYNGQKASFNFGDYLEIGFTRWSVFWGQGHPITLHSFKQNVFSFNSTGSFTGDTGSAYGDRLDPGDRKSNFDFRYHLPGLRKLVTLYADAYSDDDPNPIAAPRRAVWNPGIYFARLPFLPHMDLRVEAVSSTGLATDFGGAHFFINGVYLDSNTNKGFLLGNAIGRDARAIEGRTSYWFSSRSRLEFGYRQNKGGTNFLPGGATITDGFVNNSFAINKDLTAETFFQYERFLIPSYMSGSQHNVSARFQLTWNPKIGIRR
- a CDS encoding DapH/DapD/GlmU-related protein; protein product: MSCYGEQRFTPKIEIGDFVSLSDGVHISCIEHVVIKKNSLIGSGVYISDHNHGVYKGVNQSLPSEPPSRRQLKGGPVFIGESVWIGDNVVIVGPLTIGDGAVIGANSVVKENVPAEAIVAGIPAVPLKQYNHTSNCWERI